One Betta splendens chromosome 8, fBetSpl5.4, whole genome shotgun sequence DNA segment encodes these proteins:
- the raver1 gene encoding ribonucleoprotein PTB-binding 1 isoform X1, translating to MAAVVSVSAAAGDETTDTGLTLASHALHEKYDLAAEHEVRVAGERRHCEQQAGEEDPASSREYQRRVDEDLTSLSPEEIENRLERTRREFYNRRKIIIKNLPSDINNQEVHELLANYDLKYCFVDKYKGTAFVTLLNGEQAQCAIKEFHQHVLRDREISVQLQPTDALLCIANLPRAFTQQQFEDLVRPFGNLERCFLVYSASTGQSKGYGFVEYMKKDSAARAKSELLGKQLGSRMLYVHWTEVGSLTYPLLHSKCLCVDCLPPSLLTAQDLRSTLADTHSPVFCQLAQGQDGSFRRFAVLEFATAEMAEEAQRLGDGRLLGGTHIRVSFCAPGPPGRSMLAALIAAQTMAVNRGKGLLPDPTAMQILTGLSNPAALKMLLNPLSQAHKQGLLGAAPTMPLLANPALSAALLQLLIQNQAKAQQQAGLTGENPLAALPVQQGVHLLRDLPQGGIVSGLGVQTDPLASLKPMPIGRALAREQDSPTASCNFPQTSSPTLPGISMPLMGGMMGADGLSPQGVSLLGDPPKDVNLPQSAFLGVNNVFPPGGSCHPHPNRKRPTLSNVSNQHVLQSLQPNYNLRYQDSYSPESPPLHQDTLTYLYEQQENLDTRALAGFGQQIPCQPDYERFSHYSFPPSPPLSSYFTSGPEDSSNQSFPTTHLNRAVGMPPVSHTNYPPGLGNVMKTPIGSHKRVFSRLIPAPEPSPEGGYVGQHSQGLGGHYADSYLKRKRIF from the exons ATGGCGGCCGTCGTGTCTGTTAGTGCAGCTGCCGGGGATGAAACCACAGACACGGGGCTCACTTTGGCCTCGCACGCGCTTCACGAAAAATACGACTTGGCTGCGGAGCACGAGGTTCGCGTGGCCGGAGAGCGACGGCATTGCGAACAACAAGCAGGCGAAGAGGACCCGGCGTCGAGTCGCGAGTATCAGCGGAGGGTGGACGAGGATTTAACATCACTGAGCCCCGAGGAAATTGAGAATCGACTGGAAAGAACGCGTCGGGAGTTTTACAACCGTagaaaaattataataaaaaaccTCCCCTCCGACATTAACAACCAG GAGGTGCACGAGCTGCTGGCGAACTATGACTTGAAATACTGCTTTGTTGACAAGTACAAGGGCACAG CATTTGTGACTCTGCTCAACGGGGAACAGGCGCAGTGTGCCATCAAGGAGTTCCACCAACATGTGCTACGAGACCGGGAGatttctgtgcagctgcagccaacagACGCTCTGCTGTGCATCGCCAACTTGCCCCGTGCCTTCAcccagcagcagtttgaagaTCTGGTTCGCCCCTTCGGTAACCTCGAGCGCTGCTTCCTGGTGTACAGCGCCTCCACCGGGCAGTCTAAGGGCTATGGCTTTGTGGAGTACATGAAAAAGGACTCTGCAGCCAGGGCCAAGTCAGAGCTCTTGGGAAAGCAGCTGGGTTCCCGCATGCTCTATGTCCACTGGACTGAGGTGGGCTCACTCACATACCCACTGCTCCACtccaaatgtctgtgtgtggattGCCTTCCTCCGAGCCTGTTGACAGCCCAGGATCTGCGCAGCACACTGGCTGACACCCATTCACCAGTCTTCTGccag TTGGCTCAGGGACAAGATGGAAGTTTTCGACGGTTTGCTGTGCTGGAGTTTGCCACCGCAGAGATGGCTGAGGAGGCCCAGCGACTCGGTGATGGCAGGTTGCTGGGCGGGACGCACATCAGGGTGTCCTTCTGTGCTCCTGGCCCCCCTGGAAGAAGCATGTTGGCCGCTCTGATTGCTGCTCAAACGATG GCTGTGAATAGGGGTAAAGGTCTTCTTCCTGATCCCACAGCCATGCAGATACTGACAGGCCTCAGTAATCCTGCTGCCCTTAAGATGCTGCTCAACCCTCTCTCTCAGGCACACAAGCAAg GCCTCCTTGGGGCAGCCCCAACAATGCCACTACTGGCCAACCCtgccctctctgctgctctactCCAGCTGCTCATTCAGAACCAGGCCAAGGCCCAGCAG CAGGCAGGACTCACTGGGGAGAATCCTCTGGCTGCTCTGCCTGTCCAGCAGGGAGTCCATCTGCTTCGAGACCTGCCCCAAG GTGGTATAGTCTCAGGTCTGGGTGTTCAGACCGATCCTCTGGCCTCTCTAAAGCCAATGCCAATTGGCAGAGCACTTGCAAGGGAGCAGGACTCTCCCACAGCATCATGTAATTTCCCCCAGACTTCCTCTCCTACCCTGCCGGGCATCTCCATGCCCCTGATGGGTGGTATGATGGGAGCAGATGGCCTCTCACCACAAGGG GTATCCTTATTAGGAGATCCTCCCAAAGATGTGAATCTGCCCCAGAGTGCCTTCCTCGGTGTAAACAATGTATTTCCCCCAG GAGGAAGTTGTCATCCTCACCCTAATAGAAAGAGGCCTACACTAAGTAATGTATCCAACCAACATGTGCTCCAGAGCCTACAGCCAAATTACAATCTGCGCTATCAGGATTCCTACAGCCCTGAGTCTCCTCCTCTACACCAg gatacTCTGACCTATTTGTACGAACAGCAGGAGAACCTTGATACTCGGGCCTTGGCAGGATTCGGACAGCAG ATTCCATGTCAGCCCGACTACGAGCGGTTCTCCCACTACAGTTTCCCTCCCAGCCCACCCTTGTCCTCATACTTCACTTCAGGCCCTGAGGATTCTAGCAACCAGAGCTTCCCCACCACTCATCTTAACAGG GCTGTGGGAATGCCTCCTGTTAGCCACACTAACTACCCACCAGGCCTGGGAAATGTCATGAAG ACTCCCATCGGTAGCCATAAACGTGTCTTCTCCCGGCTGATCCCTGCTCCAGAGCCGAGCCCTGAGGGCGGCTATGTGGGCCAGCACTCTCAAGGCCTCGGTGGCCATTACGCAGACTCTTACCTTAAGCGAAAGCGTATATTCTGA
- the raver1 gene encoding ribonucleoprotein PTB-binding 1 isoform X2, with the protein MAAVVSVSAAAGDETTDTGLTLASHALHEKYDLAAEHEVRVAGERRHCEQQAGEEDPASSREYQRRVDEDLTSLSPEEIENRLERTRREFYNRRKIIIKNLPSDINNQEVHELLANYDLKYCFVDKYKGTAFVTLLNGEQAQCAIKEFHQHVLRDREISVQLQPTDALLCIANLPRAFTQQQFEDLVRPFGNLERCFLVYSASTGQSKGYGFVEYMKKDSAARAKSELLGKQLGSRMLYVHWTEVGSLTYPLLHSKCLCVDCLPPSLLTAQDLRSTLADTHSPVFCQLAQGQDGSFRRFAVLEFATAEMAEEAQRLGDGRLLGGTHIRVSFCAPGPPGRSMLAALIAAQTMAVNRGKGLLPDPTAMQILTGLSNPAALKMLLNPLSQAHKQGLLGAAPTMPLLANPALSAALLQLLIQNQAKAQQAGLTGENPLAALPVQQGVHLLRDLPQGGIVSGLGVQTDPLASLKPMPIGRALAREQDSPTASCNFPQTSSPTLPGISMPLMGGMMGADGLSPQGVSLLGDPPKDVNLPQSAFLGVNNVFPPGGSCHPHPNRKRPTLSNVSNQHVLQSLQPNYNLRYQDSYSPESPPLHQDTLTYLYEQQENLDTRALAGFGQQIPCQPDYERFSHYSFPPSPPLSSYFTSGPEDSSNQSFPTTHLNRAVGMPPVSHTNYPPGLGNVMKTPIGSHKRVFSRLIPAPEPSPEGGYVGQHSQGLGGHYADSYLKRKRIF; encoded by the exons ATGGCGGCCGTCGTGTCTGTTAGTGCAGCTGCCGGGGATGAAACCACAGACACGGGGCTCACTTTGGCCTCGCACGCGCTTCACGAAAAATACGACTTGGCTGCGGAGCACGAGGTTCGCGTGGCCGGAGAGCGACGGCATTGCGAACAACAAGCAGGCGAAGAGGACCCGGCGTCGAGTCGCGAGTATCAGCGGAGGGTGGACGAGGATTTAACATCACTGAGCCCCGAGGAAATTGAGAATCGACTGGAAAGAACGCGTCGGGAGTTTTACAACCGTagaaaaattataataaaaaaccTCCCCTCCGACATTAACAACCAG GAGGTGCACGAGCTGCTGGCGAACTATGACTTGAAATACTGCTTTGTTGACAAGTACAAGGGCACAG CATTTGTGACTCTGCTCAACGGGGAACAGGCGCAGTGTGCCATCAAGGAGTTCCACCAACATGTGCTACGAGACCGGGAGatttctgtgcagctgcagccaacagACGCTCTGCTGTGCATCGCCAACTTGCCCCGTGCCTTCAcccagcagcagtttgaagaTCTGGTTCGCCCCTTCGGTAACCTCGAGCGCTGCTTCCTGGTGTACAGCGCCTCCACCGGGCAGTCTAAGGGCTATGGCTTTGTGGAGTACATGAAAAAGGACTCTGCAGCCAGGGCCAAGTCAGAGCTCTTGGGAAAGCAGCTGGGTTCCCGCATGCTCTATGTCCACTGGACTGAGGTGGGCTCACTCACATACCCACTGCTCCACtccaaatgtctgtgtgtggattGCCTTCCTCCGAGCCTGTTGACAGCCCAGGATCTGCGCAGCACACTGGCTGACACCCATTCACCAGTCTTCTGccag TTGGCTCAGGGACAAGATGGAAGTTTTCGACGGTTTGCTGTGCTGGAGTTTGCCACCGCAGAGATGGCTGAGGAGGCCCAGCGACTCGGTGATGGCAGGTTGCTGGGCGGGACGCACATCAGGGTGTCCTTCTGTGCTCCTGGCCCCCCTGGAAGAAGCATGTTGGCCGCTCTGATTGCTGCTCAAACGATG GCTGTGAATAGGGGTAAAGGTCTTCTTCCTGATCCCACAGCCATGCAGATACTGACAGGCCTCAGTAATCCTGCTGCCCTTAAGATGCTGCTCAACCCTCTCTCTCAGGCACACAAGCAAg GCCTCCTTGGGGCAGCCCCAACAATGCCACTACTGGCCAACCCtgccctctctgctgctctactCCAGCTGCTCATTCAGAACCAGGCCAAGGCCCAGCAG GCAGGACTCACTGGGGAGAATCCTCTGGCTGCTCTGCCTGTCCAGCAGGGAGTCCATCTGCTTCGAGACCTGCCCCAAG GTGGTATAGTCTCAGGTCTGGGTGTTCAGACCGATCCTCTGGCCTCTCTAAAGCCAATGCCAATTGGCAGAGCACTTGCAAGGGAGCAGGACTCTCCCACAGCATCATGTAATTTCCCCCAGACTTCCTCTCCTACCCTGCCGGGCATCTCCATGCCCCTGATGGGTGGTATGATGGGAGCAGATGGCCTCTCACCACAAGGG GTATCCTTATTAGGAGATCCTCCCAAAGATGTGAATCTGCCCCAGAGTGCCTTCCTCGGTGTAAACAATGTATTTCCCCCAG GAGGAAGTTGTCATCCTCACCCTAATAGAAAGAGGCCTACACTAAGTAATGTATCCAACCAACATGTGCTCCAGAGCCTACAGCCAAATTACAATCTGCGCTATCAGGATTCCTACAGCCCTGAGTCTCCTCCTCTACACCAg gatacTCTGACCTATTTGTACGAACAGCAGGAGAACCTTGATACTCGGGCCTTGGCAGGATTCGGACAGCAG ATTCCATGTCAGCCCGACTACGAGCGGTTCTCCCACTACAGTTTCCCTCCCAGCCCACCCTTGTCCTCATACTTCACTTCAGGCCCTGAGGATTCTAGCAACCAGAGCTTCCCCACCACTCATCTTAACAGG GCTGTGGGAATGCCTCCTGTTAGCCACACTAACTACCCACCAGGCCTGGGAAATGTCATGAAG ACTCCCATCGGTAGCCATAAACGTGTCTTCTCCCGGCTGATCCCTGCTCCAGAGCCGAGCCCTGAGGGCGGCTATGTGGGCCAGCACTCTCAAGGCCTCGGTGGCCATTACGCAGACTCTTACCTTAAGCGAAAGCGTATATTCTGA